One genomic segment of Pandoraea sputorum includes these proteins:
- a CDS encoding catalase, producing MSKEKDRLDTGSTTGAGAPAASDRNTLSVGADGPLLLHDVHFLEQMAHFNREKVPERQPHAKGAGAFGVFETTEDVSRYTKASLFKKGAKVDMLARFSTVAGEAGSPDTWRDVRGFSLKFYTDEGNYDLVGNNTPVFFVRDPMKFPHFIRSQKRLPDSGLRDNHMQWDFWTNNPESAHQVTYLMGDRGLPRTWRHMNGYGSHTYMWVNASGEKFWVKYHFHTQQGMEFFSNAEAATMSGQDADFHRRDLFDAIARGENPSWILSVQVMPYADAKQYRFNPFDLTKTWSHKDYPLIKVGKMTLNRNPENFFAQIEQAAFSPGNTVPGIGLSPDKMLLGRAFAYNDAQRNRIGTNFHQLPVNRPKVPVQTYMFDGHMAYEHSGNAPVYVPNSGGRPYADQTGAAEDGWESDGAMVRSAYTLHKDDDDFSQPGDLVRNVFDEAARTRLVETVSGALLAGVRSPVLERAFDYWKQVDADVGARIEKAVKAGKK from the coding sequence ATGAGCAAAGAGAAAGACCGTCTGGACACCGGCTCGACGACCGGCGCCGGTGCACCGGCGGCAAGCGACCGAAACACGCTTTCGGTCGGCGCGGATGGCCCCCTTCTGTTGCACGACGTTCATTTCCTCGAACAGATGGCGCACTTCAATCGGGAGAAGGTCCCCGAGCGCCAACCACACGCAAAGGGCGCAGGTGCCTTCGGCGTTTTCGAAACCACGGAAGATGTGAGCCGTTACACCAAGGCGTCGTTGTTCAAGAAGGGCGCCAAGGTCGACATGCTCGCGCGTTTCTCCACGGTCGCGGGCGAAGCCGGTAGCCCCGACACCTGGCGCGACGTGCGCGGTTTCTCCCTCAAGTTCTATACAGACGAAGGCAATTACGACCTCGTTGGCAACAACACCCCGGTCTTCTTTGTCCGCGATCCGATGAAGTTCCCGCACTTCATTCGCAGCCAGAAGCGCTTGCCGGACTCGGGCCTGCGCGACAACCACATGCAGTGGGATTTCTGGACGAACAATCCGGAGTCCGCGCATCAGGTGACCTACCTGATGGGCGACCGTGGTTTGCCACGCACCTGGCGTCACATGAACGGATATGGTTCGCATACCTACATGTGGGTCAACGCCAGCGGCGAGAAATTCTGGGTCAAGTATCACTTCCACACGCAGCAGGGCATGGAGTTCTTCTCCAACGCCGAAGCCGCGACCATGTCCGGTCAGGATGCTGACTTCCACCGTCGCGATCTGTTCGATGCCATTGCGCGTGGCGAAAACCCGAGCTGGATTCTGTCGGTGCAGGTCATGCCGTACGCGGACGCGAAGCAGTACCGCTTCAATCCGTTCGATCTGACGAAGACGTGGTCGCACAAGGACTATCCGCTGATCAAGGTGGGCAAGATGACGCTCAACCGCAATCCGGAGAACTTCTTCGCGCAAATCGAGCAAGCGGCGTTCTCGCCCGGCAACACCGTGCCGGGCATCGGTCTGTCGCCGGACAAGATGCTGCTCGGTCGTGCGTTCGCTTATAACGACGCGCAGCGCAATCGCATCGGCACTAACTTCCACCAACTGCCCGTGAACCGTCCAAAGGTGCCGGTGCAGACGTATATGTTCGACGGTCACATGGCTTACGAACATAGCGGAAACGCACCGGTGTATGTGCCCAACAGCGGTGGACGTCCATATGCCGATCAGACGGGGGCGGCCGAGGACGGCTGGGAATCCGACGGCGCCATGGTCCGCAGCGCCTACACGCTGCACAAGGACGATGATGACTTCTCGCAACCGGGCGACCTCGTGCGCAACGTATTCGACGAAGCGGCCCGTACGCGTCTCGTTGAAACCGTGTCCGGTGCCCTGCTCGCCGGTGTCCGCAGTCCGGTACTGGAGCGCGCGTTCGACTACTGGAAGCAGGTCGACGCGGATGTCGGCGCGCGGATCGAGAAGGCGGTGAAGGCCGGAAAGAAGTAA